The DNA segment TCGTCTCGCACCTCGACTGGCGTAAGGCCGGCCCACCGCCGTCCTACGTGGCCGACGAACCAGTGCACAATCCCGAGGGCCTCATGGGCATGGTCAGCAGAGACCTCAAACAACCGGTCGACGTGAAGGAGATCATCGGCCGGGTAGTCGACGGCTCGCGGTTCGAGGAGTTCAAGCCCCGCTATGGGCCGACCATGGTCTGCGGCTTCGCCACTCTCCACGGCTACCCGATCGGGATCCTGGGCAACAACGGGGTGATCCACCCGGATGCCGCCGAAAAGGCCGCCCACTTCATCCAACTCTGTAACCGTCAGGACACCCCGATGGTCTTCCTCCAGAACATCACCGGCTTCATGGTGGGAAAGGACGCTGAGGAGACCGGGATCATCAAGAAGGGGTCCCAGATGATCAACGCCCTCACGAACTCCACCGTCCCCCACCTGACGGTCATCATCGGCGCCTCCTACGGGGCCGGCACCTACGCCATGTCGGGACGGGCCTACGAGAACCGGTTCACCTTCCTCTGGCCCATGGCCAAGATCGCCGTCATGGGACCGAAGCAGATCGCCGGTGTGATGTCCATCGTGCGACGAGGTCGGGCCGCCCGGAAGGGCCTCGAGTTCGACGAGGAGGCCGACGCCGAGATCGTCCGCCAGGTCGAAGCCGCCCAGGAGAAGGGATCGCTCGCCCTGGAGGCAACCGGGAGCATCAGCGACGACGGGATTATCGACCCCAGGGACACCCGATCGGTTCTCGGTCTTTGCCTCTCAGTAGTGAGGACAGCACCGGTGGAAGGGGCAGAGAAGTACGGGGTGTTCCGGCTGTGAACACCCCCCTGCAGTCTGTTCTGGTCGCCAACCGGGGCGAAATCGCCCGCCGGATCTTCCGCACGGCCCGCGCCATGGGCCTGCGGACCGTGGCCGTATTCGCCGACGCCGACACCAACGCCCCGTTCGTAGCCGACGCCGACGAGGCCGTCCGGCTACCCGGCGGGTATCTGGACGGTGACGCGGTGATCGCCGCCGCTCTGGCCACCGGATCGGACGCCGTGCACCCGGGATACGGGTTCCTGGCCGAGAACTCCGGCTTCGCGGCCGCCGTCGAGGAGGCCGGCCTGACCTGGGTCGGTCCGTCCCCGTCGGTGATCTCCACCATGGGCGACAAGCTGGCTGCCAAGGAGGTGGCAACCGCTGCCGGGGTCCCCATTCTTCCGTCGTCGAACGACCCCACCGACGACTCTCCGGTGAACTACCCGCTGCTGGTAAAGGCGACGGCCGGCGGCGGCGGTAAGGGCATGCACCTGGTCGAGAAGCCCGCCGACCTGGCCGAGGCGGTGGCCACCGCTCGGCGGGAGGCGGCGACGGCGTTCGGCGACGATCGGGTGTTCCTGGAGCGCTACGTGGGCCGGTCCCGTCACGTCGAGGTACAAGTCCTGGGAGACGCCCACGGCGACCTGGTCCACCTCGGACTCCGAGAGTGTTCGATCCAGCGTCGACACCAGAAAGTCGTCGAGGAGTCCCCGCCGGCCAGACCCGACCCCGACCGCGACCGGGCCATGGCCGCCGCCGCTGTCAACCTGGCCCGGGGTATCGGCTACCAGTCCGCTGGGACCGTTGAGTTCCTAGTCGACGATGACAGTGGAGAGTTCTTCTTTCTCGAGGTCAACACCCGCCTCCAGGTCGAGCACCCGGTCACCGAGGAGGTCACCGGCATCGACTTGGTCCGGGAGCAGTTACGGGTGGCGGCCGGTGAGCCCCTCGGCTACGGGCAAGACGACGTCGTCGTGACCGGCCACGCCATCGAGGCTCGGCTCTACGCCGAAGACCCGTCGGCCGGCTTCCTTCCGGCCACCGGCATCCTGACCGCCTGGCGACCGGCCGACGAGCCGGCCGTCCGCTGGGACTCCGGGGTCGAGGAGGGCGACCAGGTCGGGGTCGACTTCGACCCGATGTTGGCCAAGGTGGTGGCCCACGGCCCGACACGCAGCGACGCCGCCGGGCGCCTGGCCCTGGCCCTGGAACGCATGCACCTGGGGGGAGTCACCACTAACCGTGACTTTCTGGTGGCCACCCTGCGTCACGAGGCCTTCCTGGCTGGAGACACCACGACAGACTTCATCGAACGCCACGCACCGGCCACCAACGGCACGACGGATCCGGCCACTCTGCAGGACCTGGCCATCTCAGCTGCCCTCTGGCTGCAGGGACGGAACCGGGATGGGGCCCGGGTGCTGGGGGCCATCCCCAGCGGTTGGCGCAACGCCCGGATGCCCGATCAGCAGGTGGCGCTGACCCACCGTGGCGCCAGCCGTGACGTGCGGTACCGAGCCCGTAGGGACGGATCCTTCACGGTAGACGGCG comes from the Acidimicrobiales bacterium genome and includes:
- a CDS encoding acyl-CoA carboxylase subunit beta → MLQRLLAPPLPSRLDTGSEAFEQNRADMLEHLAAIDDLLDEAEAGGGPESTDRLRSRNKMPIRERISHVLDPDSPFLEISPLAGYDSSYAIGGGFVVGIGVIAGVECVVVGNDPTVLGGAMTPYMAKKWMRALEISRHNRMPYVSFVESAGADLRVQTNEGGTGKRRRARLEHFAETGRFFYEMIELSKLGIPTVCVVFGSSTAGGAYQPGMSDYTIFIRDQSKVFLAGPPLVKMATGEDADDESLGGGELHAERSGLADYLAEDEMDALRMCREVVSHLDWRKAGPPPSYVADEPVHNPEGLMGMVSRDLKQPVDVKEIIGRVVDGSRFEEFKPRYGPTMVCGFATLHGYPIGILGNNGVIHPDAAEKAAHFIQLCNRQDTPMVFLQNITGFMVGKDAEETGIIKKGSQMINALTNSTVPHLTVIIGASYGAGTYAMSGRAYENRFTFLWPMAKIAVMGPKQIAGVMSIVRRGRAARKGLEFDEEADAEIVRQVEAAQEKGSLALEATGSISDDGIIDPRDTRSVLGLCLSVVRTAPVEGAEKYGVFRL
- a CDS encoding acetyl-CoA carboxylase biotin carboxylase subunit — its product is MNTPLQSVLVANRGEIARRIFRTARAMGLRTVAVFADADTNAPFVADADEAVRLPGGYLDGDAVIAAALATGSDAVHPGYGFLAENSGFAAAVEEAGLTWVGPSPSVISTMGDKLAAKEVATAAGVPILPSSNDPTDDSPVNYPLLVKATAGGGGKGMHLVEKPADLAEAVATARREAATAFGDDRVFLERYVGRSRHVEVQVLGDAHGDLVHLGLRECSIQRRHQKVVEESPPARPDPDRDRAMAAAAVNLARGIGYQSAGTVEFLVDDDSGEFFFLEVNTRLQVEHPVTEEVTGIDLVREQLRVAAGEPLGYGQDDVVVTGHAIEARLYAEDPSAGFLPATGILTAWRPADEPAVRWDSGVEEGDQVGVDFDPMLAKVVAHGPTRSDAAGRLALALERMHLGGVTTNRDFLVATLRHEAFLAGDTTTDFIERHAPATNGTTDPATLQDLAISAALWLQGRNRDGARVLGAIPSGWRNARMPDQQVALTHRGASRDVRYRARRDGSFTVDGDRHALVHRWSPQDLDVEVDGLRRTIRVTAAGDRIHLTAMGTTTTFGLVPRFPVPELEAPTGGLLAPMPGRVLDVRTAVGDMVAAGQTLLVLEAMKMEHHMTAPFNGTVTEVHVAADDQVENGTVLMVVAPADGEQDG